In Deinococcus psychrotolerans, a genomic segment contains:
- the mltG gene encoding endolytic transglycosylase MltG, which produces MTRLNNRRPAWQRALFWIFLLLLLAILAVAAYVYSLTTSAGGPKYTLEIKPGDTLAAKAGELAQRGVIKNATALRYVMRQRGTAGKLKEGLYEIPADQTVFEVADDLAGNPRIPTVSVTIPEGKRLKDLPEIITAAGLSSAPALKAALNDVSLSPAAKAAGAGNLEGFLFPATYPFRPKASAEDIVKGLAERMTQEFTPERVAAAKKLNLNVEQWVTLASMVQAEAANDAEMPVVAGVFLNRLKQGIALGSDPTVAYGLGKDLPDLDRSAGDFTKDTPYSTYTRMGLPKGPINNPGEAALSSVLNAKLTTPNGKAALYFLHGTDGIIHVNNDYAAHLRDIARYR; this is translated from the coding sequence GTGACCCGCCTCAACAACCGCCGCCCCGCTTGGCAACGGGCGCTGTTCTGGATCTTTTTGTTGCTTCTGCTCGCCATATTGGCGGTTGCCGCCTATGTTTACAGCCTGACCACCAGTGCGGGCGGCCCCAAATACACCCTCGAAATCAAACCCGGCGATACCCTGGCTGCCAAAGCGGGCGAGCTAGCGCAGCGCGGCGTCATTAAAAATGCCACGGCGCTGCGCTACGTCATGCGTCAGCGCGGCACGGCAGGCAAGCTCAAAGAAGGGCTGTACGAGATTCCCGCCGATCAAACCGTTTTTGAGGTGGCCGACGACTTGGCCGGCAATCCGCGCATTCCCACTGTCAGCGTGACCATTCCCGAAGGCAAGCGCCTCAAAGATTTACCGGAGATCATCACGGCGGCGGGCCTGAGCAGCGCACCTGCTCTCAAAGCCGCGCTGAATGATGTCTCGCTCAGCCCAGCGGCCAAAGCAGCGGGGGCGGGCAACTTGGAAGGCTTTTTGTTTCCAGCCACCTACCCGTTTCGGCCCAAAGCCAGTGCCGAGGACATCGTCAAGGGGCTGGCCGAACGGATGACCCAAGAATTTACCCCGGAGCGTGTCGCCGCCGCCAAAAAGTTGAATCTGAATGTGGAGCAGTGGGTGACGCTGGCCAGCATGGTGCAGGCCGAAGCCGCCAACGACGCGGAGATGCCGGTGGTGGCGGGGGTGTTCCTCAACCGCCTGAAGCAGGGCATTGCGCTGGGTAGCGACCCGACAGTGGCGTACGGCCTCGGCAAAGACTTGCCTGACCTCGACCGCTCAGCCGGCGACTTCACCAAAGACACCCCTTACAGCACCTACACCCGCATGGGCCTGCCCAAAGGCCCGATCAACAACCCCGGCGAAGCGGCGCTGAGCAGCGTCCTGAACGCCAAGCTGACCACCCCCAACGGCAAAGCGGCGCTGTACTTCTTGCACGGCACCGACGGCATCATTCACGTCAACAACGACTACGCCGCCCACCTGCGCGACATTGCCCGCTACCGCTGA
- a CDS encoding ROK family protein, with product MTNQTQLAQIQAAPVQPPTSERVSIGVDVGGTKIAVGVLRGEHLLDRHVQPTPETGWPAVLDAVAAQIRLLQVAHPDALHIGVGVPGPLTPDRMGVKFAPNIYGFTDVPMVAGLSERLGMAVVLENDAKAAALAEATLGAARGSSSSVYITVSTGIGSGIVIGGRIWRGFHGVAGEFGHVTVLPGGPVSGAGLDGALEAVASGTAIARDASYALNREVSTAEAFALAQTGNPQAKRVVEQAMKHIGVAIADIQKLLDPEVFVIGGGVAAVGDYFFEGVDRAAQEYGAAFAPVTIRRAQLASDAGVIGAALSAFEGI from the coding sequence ATGACAAACCAAACTCAACTTGCTCAAATCCAAGCCGCTCCAGTCCAGCCGCCCACCTCAGAGCGGGTCAGCATCGGTGTGGATGTGGGCGGCACCAAAATCGCGGTGGGCGTGCTGCGCGGCGAACACCTGCTTGACCGCCACGTTCAGCCCACCCCCGAAACCGGCTGGCCTGCGGTGCTCGACGCTGTCGCCGCCCAGATTCGGCTCCTGCAAGTCGCCCACCCCGACGCCCTGCACATCGGCGTGGGTGTGCCGGGGCCGCTGACGCCTGACCGGATGGGCGTCAAGTTCGCTCCCAATATCTACGGCTTTACCGACGTGCCGATGGTGGCTGGACTGAGCGAGCGACTGGGCATGGCGGTGGTGCTGGAAAACGACGCCAAAGCGGCGGCGCTGGCCGAAGCCACGCTGGGCGCGGCGCGGGGCAGCAGCAGCAGCGTTTACATCACCGTGTCAACTGGCATCGGCAGCGGCATCGTCATTGGCGGGCGCATCTGGCGCGGCTTTCACGGCGTTGCCGGTGAGTTCGGCCACGTCACGGTGCTGCCGGGCGGCCCGGTCAGCGGTGCGGGCCTCGACGGAGCGCTCGAAGCCGTCGCCAGCGGCACCGCCATCGCCAGAGACGCCAGCTACGCCCTCAACCGCGAGGTCAGCACCGCCGAAGCGTTCGCGCTGGCCCAGACCGGCAATCCGCAGGCCAAACGGGTGGTTGAGCAGGCCATGAAACACATTGGCGTGGCGATTGCCGATATTCAAAAGCTGCTCGATCCTGAAGTGTTCGTGATCGGCGGCGGTGTGGCGGCGGTTGGCGACTACTTTTTTGAGGGCGTAGACAGGGCGGCGCAGGAATACGGCGCAGCTTTCGCGCCCGTCACCATTCGCCGCGCCCAACTCGCCTCAGACGCGGGCGTGATCGGGGCGGCACTGTCGGCGTTTGAGGGCATTTAA
- a CDS encoding amino acid ABC transporter permease, whose product MADLLEGFKTIFSGQYPALLLTGLELTLAVSLSALLVSVVLGTFLGLVRFFRLPILAPLSNAYVDVVRGIPLIVLLSVVYYGLPTLGLTLPSFPAAVLALGVYSAAYTSEIVRGGLSSVPIGQIEAGRSLGLTRPQAVRHVVLPQAWRVALPALGNEFISLILGSSLASAVTLQELFSQGRYITNATYRQFEVYAVLALMYFALTFVLTRIVRWLERRFSRGESLPQRRVI is encoded by the coding sequence ATGGCCGATCTCTTGGAGGGCTTCAAAACCATTTTTTCAGGACAGTACCCAGCGCTGCTGCTCACGGGGCTTGAACTGACGCTGGCCGTCAGCCTCTCGGCGCTGCTCGTCAGCGTGGTGCTGGGAACATTTCTGGGCTTGGTGCGCTTTTTTAGGTTGCCGATCTTGGCTCCACTGAGTAACGCTTATGTGGACGTGGTGCGCGGCATTCCGCTGATCGTGCTGCTGAGCGTGGTGTATTACGGCCTGCCTACCCTCGGCCTGACCTTGCCGAGTTTTCCAGCGGCGGTGCTGGCACTCGGCGTGTATTCGGCGGCCTACACCTCCGAAATCGTGCGCGGTGGGCTGAGCAGCGTGCCGATAGGCCAAATCGAAGCGGGGCGCAGTTTGGGACTGACCCGCCCCCAAGCCGTGCGGCACGTGGTCTTGCCGCAGGCTTGGCGGGTGGCCCTGCCCGCACTGGGCAACGAGTTCATCTCGCTGATTTTGGGCAGCAGCTTGGCGAGCGCCGTGACGCTGCAAGAACTGTTTTCGCAGGGGCGCTACATCACCAACGCCACCTACCGGCAGTTTGAAGTCTACGCGGTGCTGGCGCTGATGTATTTTGCCCTGACCTTTGTGCTGACCCGCATCGTGCGCTGGCTGGAGCGGCGGTTCTCACGCGGTGAGAGCTTGCCGCAGCGCCGGGTGATTTGA